A genomic region of Fodinisporobacter ferrooxydans contains the following coding sequences:
- a CDS encoding DHH family phosphoesterase, protein MDLFLQRLVTIQGANALILCHDHADSDAVGAAYALAKYLDGTIGVPKRVAAHAKGLLDTLRTTIVIQPDLSNFQHVIVVDTANAAQLTDCMPAKFLLIDHHPTNTLLHAAESALYDGTASSTSQLVYRMFKKAGIPIDRDVALALCAGIMTDTINFHKGDAEAFQTFGELLEAAKLTYEDVQSLYVVDERKDRKAIIQAALQARHVEIEGYEILVTQIHTNIPTFAARALFDLGADVSVVGYTNQSDIEIRMYLRHDLIEQCGLHAADILKRVKDIDTKLVWGYSLFAGYRSQGNLDGILQSVLDTFQEVLAERS, encoded by the coding sequence ATGGATTTGTTTTTGCAACGATTGGTTACAATTCAAGGAGCAAATGCATTGATCCTGTGTCATGATCATGCGGATAGCGATGCTGTTGGTGCAGCGTATGCACTTGCAAAATATTTGGATGGAACGATTGGCGTCCCCAAACGCGTAGCCGCACATGCAAAAGGATTATTGGATACATTGCGGACAACCATTGTTATACAGCCGGATCTTTCGAATTTTCAGCATGTCATCGTGGTAGATACGGCAAATGCTGCTCAGTTAACGGATTGTATGCCTGCAAAATTTTTATTAATCGATCATCACCCTACCAATACATTATTGCATGCAGCAGAAAGTGCCTTATATGACGGCACCGCATCATCGACAAGTCAACTTGTATATCGCATGTTTAAAAAAGCAGGCATCCCGATTGATCGAGATGTTGCTCTTGCATTATGTGCAGGTATTATGACAGATACGATCAATTTTCATAAAGGTGATGCAGAGGCTTTTCAAACCTTTGGAGAATTGCTGGAAGCGGCAAAATTGACCTATGAGGATGTACAGTCGTTGTATGTAGTCGATGAACGGAAAGACCGCAAAGCAATCATCCAAGCTGCACTACAGGCCCGGCATGTAGAAATTGAGGGTTATGAGATCTTGGTCACACAAATTCATACGAATATTCCAACATTTGCAGCACGAGCTTTATTTGATTTAGGTGCTGATGTGAGCGTAGTCGGATATACCAATCAGTCGGATATCGAAATTCGAATGTATCTTCGGCATGATTTAATCGAACAATGCGGATTGCATGCGGCAGATATTCTAAAGCGTGTCAAAGATATTGATACGAAATTGGTGTGGGGATATTCTTTGTTTGCGGGATATCGTTCCCAAGGAAATTTGGATGGAATTTTACAATCTGTCCTCGATACGTTTCAAGAAGTTCTCGCCGAACGGTCATAA
- a CDS encoding glycosyltransferase family 2 protein produces MYAVIPAWNEAARIDRAIATVKRAGCKHILVVANGCTDDTETIVSELQQKDATIDLLSFPFRLGVDVPRAIGSQYALRKGANYILFYDGDLVGHMDDTLATLLHTAVAFHLDLALCDCYGVHFQNTENDLLLKKRREIAEELHMFRQIGYANPAHGPSVVSARLIRRIPLCDLAQPPIVLAKAGLLRMHIDAPVHVPHIRLGSAFKDPEHTKKIRDTIIGDCLEALHILRGKPRSRVFGDHAFDGYHQERRFDIIKQIQIQHDS; encoded by the coding sequence TTGTATGCTGTCATTCCCGCCTGGAACGAAGCTGCACGTATTGATCGCGCGATTGCGACGGTAAAACGTGCCGGCTGTAAGCATATTCTTGTTGTTGCCAATGGCTGTACGGATGATACCGAAACGATTGTTAGCGAACTGCAGCAGAAAGACGCAACGATTGATCTCCTCTCGTTCCCCTTTCGCTTAGGTGTTGATGTGCCGCGGGCAATCGGCAGTCAGTATGCTCTGCGAAAAGGGGCCAATTATATATTGTTTTACGATGGAGACCTGGTCGGACACATGGACGATACGTTAGCGACGCTTTTGCATACAGCAGTTGCTTTTCATTTGGACTTGGCTCTTTGTGATTGCTACGGAGTTCATTTTCAAAATACGGAAAATGATCTGCTATTAAAAAAACGCCGGGAAATTGCAGAAGAATTGCACATGTTTCGGCAAATCGGCTACGCAAATCCCGCACATGGCCCTTCCGTTGTTTCCGCCCGTTTGATTCGTCGCATTCCCTTATGTGATCTTGCCCAGCCGCCGATCGTATTGGCAAAAGCGGGCTTGTTGCGCATGCATATTGACGCACCTGTACATGTTCCGCATATACGATTGGGTTCCGCTTTTAAAGATCCGGAACACACAAAGAAGATTCGCGATACGATCATTGGAGATTGCCTGGAAGCATTGCATATTCTGCGGGGAAAACCTCGAAGTCGAGTATTTGGAGATCATGCATTTGATGGATATCATCAAGAGAGAAGATTCGACATAATTAAACAGATACAAATTCAACACGATTCATAA